The Chryseolinea soli genome contains a region encoding:
- a CDS encoding sodium:solute symporter family protein, protein MLLFSIIAYLLLTVLVGFWASRKVKTSGDFMLAGRSLPLMLSSAAMFATWFGSETVFGASSEFLKSGLYGVIEDPFGAALCLVLFGAFFAGKLYRMNLLTLGDYFKIRFGGRTERVASIFLAPPYIGYTAAQLVAMGIILNVVTGLATWQGVVVSALVVTLYTYVGGMWAISITDFIQSIIIISGLLVLAIILAGKAGGAGLVLSEMPKESLKFLPDPNPKAIVTYIAMWAVLGLGSLPSQDVYQRAMSSSSERTAVWSCYIAAFLYLSVAMLPLFISLCVRHLYPDQLAGDTQLALPNMVLQHTSLPIQILFFGSLLSAIMSTTSSSILAPSAIFSENLLKPLIGHRYTDKQLLMMTRICVLIFAASATIMACLRSNIYELVGESSILSLVSLFVPLTLGLYWKKANSTGALLSMVLGMITWIIFEVCDTSWPSLVPATIVSLLGMLAGVYFWPAKFKKYGKDRDQSFE, encoded by the coding sequence TTGTTACTTTTTTCCATCATCGCCTACCTTTTGCTTACGGTGTTGGTGGGGTTTTGGGCGTCCCGCAAGGTGAAGACCTCGGGCGATTTCATGCTAGCCGGCCGCAGCCTGCCGCTCATGCTCAGCTCGGCCGCTATGTTCGCCACCTGGTTCGGGTCCGAGACCGTGTTTGGTGCCTCCTCCGAATTTCTGAAAAGCGGCCTCTATGGCGTCATCGAAGATCCCTTTGGCGCAGCGCTTTGCCTCGTTCTTTTTGGAGCTTTCTTCGCCGGCAAACTCTACCGGATGAACCTGCTCACGCTGGGCGACTATTTTAAGATCCGTTTTGGCGGCCGCACCGAACGCGTCGCCAGCATCTTCCTGGCGCCACCCTACATCGGCTACACCGCCGCGCAACTGGTGGCGATGGGCATCATCCTCAACGTGGTCACCGGCCTGGCCACCTGGCAAGGGGTCGTGGTCAGCGCCCTGGTGGTGACCCTCTACACCTACGTGGGCGGCATGTGGGCCATCTCCATCACCGACTTCATCCAAAGTATCATCATCATTTCGGGATTGCTGGTGCTGGCCATCATCCTCGCGGGCAAGGCCGGGGGAGCGGGGCTGGTCCTTTCCGAGATGCCTAAGGAAAGCCTGAAATTTCTTCCCGACCCCAACCCGAAAGCGATCGTCACCTACATTGCCATGTGGGCGGTGCTGGGTTTGGGATCGCTGCCTTCGCAGGATGTCTATCAACGCGCCATGTCGTCGTCGTCGGAACGGACCGCCGTGTGGTCGTGTTATATTGCCGCATTCTTGTATCTGTCCGTCGCCATGTTGCCTTTGTTCATCAGCTTATGCGTGCGCCACCTGTATCCCGACCAACTGGCGGGCGACACGCAATTGGCCTTGCCCAACATGGTGCTCCAGCACACGTCGTTGCCCATCCAGATCCTGTTTTTCGGATCGTTGCTGTCGGCCATCATGAGTACCACCAGCTCGTCCATCCTGGCTCCATCCGCGATTTTTTCCGAGAACCTGCTCAAACCCCTCATCGGCCACCGCTACACCGACAAGCAACTGCTGATGATGACCCGGATTTGTGTTTTAATTTTCGCTGCATCCGCCACCATTATGGCGTGTTTACGTTCCAACATCTACGAACTGGTAGGGGAGTCGTCCATCCTCAGCCTGGTCTCCTTGTTTGTGCCCCTCACGCTGGGGCTCTACTGGAAGAAGGCCAATAGCACCGGGGCCTTGTTGTCGATGGTGTTAGGAATGATTACTTGGATTATCTTTGAAGTTTGTGACACATCGTGGCCCAGCCTTGTGCCGGCCACGATCGTCAGTTTGTTAGGCATGCTGGCAGGGGTATACTTCTGGCCGGCAAAATTTAAAAAGTATGGTAAAGATCGAGATCAATCGTTTGAATGA
- a CDS encoding OsmC family protein produces MVKIEINRLNDNFHMEAVNEQGAKLQMDASPDVGGENLGMRPMQLLLAAMGGCSSIDVINILKKQKQPLRDIKVTVTGEREKDVVPSVYTEVHAHFKLYGDLDKEKVARAVNLGVEKYCSVAKTLEANAKITYTIEILP; encoded by the coding sequence ATGGTAAAGATCGAGATCAATCGTTTGAATGACAACTTCCACATGGAAGCCGTCAACGAGCAGGGCGCCAAACTCCAGATGGATGCGTCGCCCGATGTGGGGGGAGAAAACCTGGGCATGCGCCCGATGCAACTGCTGCTGGCCGCCATGGGCGGATGCAGCTCCATTGACGTGATCAATATTTTAAAGAAACAAAAACAGCCCTTAAGGGACATCAAGGTGACCGTGACCGGCGAACGCGAAAAGGACGTAGTGCCCTCCGTCTACACGGAAGTACACGCCCATTTCAAACTTTATGGCGATCTCGATAAGGAGAAAGTGGCCAGGGCCGTAAACCTCGGCGTGGAAAAGTATTGCTCCGTGGCCAAGACCCTGGAGGCCAACGCCAAGATCACCTACACCATCGAGATCTTACCCTAA
- a CDS encoding YceI family protein yields the protein MKSLTKLLLLLPVAIPWQVTAQQRYFAEKSVVSFFSDGVVEDISATNSKVTSIFDAHDGEVAYLLSIKDFQFVNKLMQVHFNEKYMDTEKFPKSSFQGQITGFNLSSTGKQQVKAKGKLTLHGVTHDIDVPGTIEVVDNRLALKSKFIIKLADYDIKIPQIVWQNIAQQVEVTVDFMYRPL from the coding sequence ATGAAGTCTTTGACAAAACTCCTGCTTTTGCTCCCCGTTGCCATACCCTGGCAAGTAACGGCGCAGCAACGTTACTTCGCAGAGAAGTCGGTCGTTTCGTTTTTCTCCGATGGCGTGGTAGAAGACATCTCGGCCACCAACTCGAAAGTGACCAGCATCTTCGATGCACACGACGGCGAGGTGGCGTATTTGTTAAGCATCAAAGACTTTCAGTTCGTAAACAAATTGATGCAGGTGCACTTCAACGAAAAGTATATGGACACGGAAAAATTTCCGAAGTCATCTTTTCAGGGACAGATCACCGGCTTCAATCTCAGCAGCACCGGCAAGCAGCAGGTCAAAGCTAAAGGAAAGCTCACCCTGCACGGCGTCACCCACGACATCGATGTGCCCGGCACCATCGAAGTGGTAGACAACCGGTTGGCGCTGAAATCCAAGTTCATTATAAAACTGGCAGACTACGATATCAAGATCCCGCAGATCGTGTGGCAGAATATCGCGCAACAAGTGGAAGTCACGGTAGACTTCATGTATCGACCTCTTTAA
- a CDS encoding trans-sulfuration enzyme family protein encodes MEEEFYFETNAIRGQHERSEFREHSVPLYLTSSFVFDDAEQARAMFADEIAGNIYSRYSNPNTNEFIAKLCVMEGTEDGIATSSGMAAMWSSMAALLKSGDHVLASRSVFGSTHQILNTIFPRFGITYSYADIDQPETWESKIQPNTKMIFVETPSNPALDLIDLEWLGKLAAKHKLILNVDNCFATPYLQTPAKWGAHIVTHSATKFMDGQGRVIGGAILGTKELIKEIRFFTRHTGPAMSPFNAWILSKSLETLAVRMDRHCDNSLKLAEFLESHPQVVKVKYPFLPSHPQYALAKKQMRLGGGIVTFEIKGGLEQGRKFLNALKMISHTPNLGDTRTIAIHPASTTHSKLSDEERAVVGITPGLIRIAVGLEDVRDIINDVKQAIQSSM; translated from the coding sequence ATGGAAGAAGAATTCTATTTCGAAACCAACGCCATCCGCGGACAACACGAGCGCTCGGAGTTTCGTGAACACTCCGTCCCCTTGTACCTCACTTCTAGTTTCGTTTTCGACGACGCCGAACAAGCCCGCGCCATGTTCGCCGACGAGATCGCCGGCAACATCTACAGCCGCTACTCCAACCCCAACACCAACGAGTTCATCGCCAAACTCTGCGTCATGGAAGGCACCGAAGACGGCATCGCCACCTCCTCCGGCATGGCCGCCATGTGGAGCAGCATGGCCGCGTTATTAAAATCGGGCGACCATGTACTGGCCAGCCGTTCGGTCTTTGGTTCAACCCATCAGATCCTGAATACGATTTTCCCCCGCTTCGGCATCACCTATTCCTATGCCGACATCGATCAACCCGAAACCTGGGAAAGCAAAATACAACCCAACACGAAGATGATCTTCGTGGAAACCCCGTCCAACCCCGCGCTCGACCTCATCGACCTGGAGTGGCTCGGCAAACTGGCCGCAAAACACAAGTTGATCCTCAACGTCGACAACTGTTTTGCCACACCCTATCTGCAAACACCAGCCAAGTGGGGCGCGCATATCGTCACGCACTCTGCTACTAAATTCATGGACGGCCAAGGCCGCGTCATCGGTGGCGCCATCCTCGGCACTAAAGAGCTCATCAAAGAGATTCGCTTCTTCACACGCCACACCGGACCGGCCATGTCACCGTTCAATGCGTGGATCCTTTCCAAGAGCCTTGAGACGTTGGCTGTGCGCATGGATCGTCATTGTGACAATTCGCTGAAGCTGGCAGAGTTCCTCGAAAGCCATCCTCAGGTCGTCAAAGTAAAATATCCATTCCTGCCTTCCCATCCGCAATATGCATTAGCTAAAAAACAAATGCGTCTTGGCGGAGGCATTGTCACGTTCGAGATCAAAGGAGGCCTGGAGCAAGGACGCAAGTTTTTGAACGCGCTGAAAATGATCTCGCATACACCTAACCTTGGCGACACACGCACCATAGCCATTCACCCCGCATCGACAACGCATTCCAAGTTGTCGGACGAGGAGCGCGCCGTGGTGGGCATCACGCCTGGGCTGATCCGCATTGCCGTAGGGTTAGAGGATGTGCGAGACATCATCAATGATGTGAAGCAGGCGATTCAATCGTCCATGTAG
- a CDS encoding DUF5777 family beta-barrel protein: MKKIILLFLLTPCVALAQNDLLGELEKDSKKETEFVYATFKGTRLGNGHTIETKAGGTLEFIFGHRFGAINGGAYEMYGLDQAYVRLGLDYGITDRLSVSIGRNSTDKTMDGYLKYKLLRQSSGERNFPISVTALGGIAYKLSPKNNSEVAPGFENVDRLSYTGQLLIARKFSTNFSFQLMPTLVHKNYVTQSIESNDQFAIGFGGRIKLTKSIALTGEYYYNASRISGSPYYDAMSLGIDIETGGHVFQLLLTNAIGLTERAFITETRDNFWDGGIHLGFNVTRAFQLKKRQ; encoded by the coding sequence ATGAAAAAAATAATTTTACTCTTTTTGCTCACCCCTTGCGTGGCCCTGGCACAAAACGATTTGCTGGGCGAGCTCGAAAAAGATTCCAAGAAAGAAACGGAATTTGTATACGCCACCTTCAAAGGCACGCGCCTTGGCAACGGCCACACCATCGAAACCAAAGCCGGCGGCACGCTCGAATTTATTTTCGGCCACCGCTTCGGCGCCATCAACGGCGGCGCCTACGAAATGTATGGTCTCGACCAAGCCTATGTGCGTCTCGGATTGGACTATGGCATCACCGACCGCCTCTCCGTCAGCATCGGCCGCAACTCCACCGACAAGACGATGGACGGCTATCTGAAATACAAATTGCTGCGGCAATCGTCTGGTGAGCGGAACTTCCCCATCTCCGTCACGGCGTTGGGTGGCATTGCTTATAAACTCTCTCCTAAAAATAATAGCGAGGTGGCGCCTGGTTTTGAAAATGTCGACCGTCTTTCCTACACCGGCCAGTTGCTCATCGCGCGCAAGTTCTCGACGAATTTCTCTTTCCAACTCATGCCCACGTTAGTGCATAAAAACTACGTCACGCAATCCATCGAGAGCAACGACCAGTTTGCCATCGGTTTTGGCGGACGCATCAAGCTCACCAAAAGCATCGCGCTCACCGGCGAATATTACTACAATGCCAGCCGCATCAGCGGATCGCCCTACTACGACGCCATGTCGCTCGGCATCGACATCGAGACCGGCGGCCACGTGTTCCAGTTGTTGCTCACCAACGCGATCGGGCTTACCGAGCGCGCCTTCATCACGGAGACCCGAGACAACTTCTGGGACGGCGGCATCCACCTGGGCTTCAACGTGACGCGGGCGTTCCAGCTGAAAAAAAGACAGTAA